Genomic segment of Triticum aestivum cultivar Chinese Spring chromosome 6A, IWGSC CS RefSeq v2.1, whole genome shotgun sequence:
gagaaggagaggtggtcgatatcacttctctctgtatgcatatatgttcatgacgatcttctgtttccttcgtttgcttactagctagctagtgtgtctagtcctctctatacgtatgtatagtacgtagcgtcaaccaagcacggacataagagaggacacttctctctattaattatagctagctaacacaatatatgaaacacctaaattaaccccccaaaacccccaaaccccccccccttcaaaaaaaaacaaaaaccccagccacagaaatgcagacgcgtggatgcctattggtcccggttggtgccaccaaccgggaccaaagggtctcctgcctgggctctgcgcactgcccacgtggaggccatcagtcccggttctggattgaaccgggactaaagggtcggggcattagtaccgacactttaggcccttacgaaccgggactataggccctttttctactagtgatattaaaattttgaataggaGAGTCATTCAGTATGATAATAAGCATATGCATTCTTTGCTGAATATATTTTTGATATGCTTCTATTGTTAGAGGGTTTTTAATTTAATTGGTCGTATTCTAATTATTTTGTTCACAGGTTGTATTTGCTAAGATCTTGCCGTCGTGAGATCAATGACTCAATGTATGCACCTTTGCATATGGGTGAACTTGAATAGAGAAAAACCTTCACTATGGAACTTGTGGCTTGGTGACTGTCAGGAGTGAGCATTTGGTGACTGGGTAAAGTAGTAAAAGCCACATGTGGTTGGTTGACCTTGCTGGAAGTGAGCACTTCGCTAAAACTGAAGTAGGAGAGACGTCAAAGGAGGCAAAGTTCATCGAACAATCTGTATTGTCTGCACTGATTGACGCTATTGCTTCCCTTGCCTCCAAAAATGCCCACATTCCATATTGCTCTGTCTTATTCAGTATCTACATGCTTCACCATCTGCCTTGCTCAGTTACTTAAAAGAAGCATCCCCTCAGCTCAGTCTTGCTCCTattttttctctctctcaaatgtaGGAATTCCAAGCTAACTCATCTGCTTCAAAGCTCACTGATTTATAAGGGTCGAGAAGTGCACTTATTTATAGCTAAATGTTTATATCTCCTTCTACTGAACTTAGCTTATGAACTAAAATCTCCAAACACAAAAACGAAGAGATAAGAGTGTTCAACATGAATTACAGGTGGAGATTGCAAATTGCAAGACATGTCTGTTTGTGGAGATAAGTCCGAGGCATACAGATTTGTCTATTTTGACAACAGAACTTATAATATAAAGATCTCTATGAATACGTTCATGGATATAGATAAAAAAATGAGTAGGGGATTTATAATACAAAATCTTTGTGAGTGCATTCATGGATCTAGGCCGAAGTCTAATAGGCATCAAGGGTAGAAGCACATGGATAATAAGAACACAAAATAGCTAATAATTGATTTATTGGTATAAGCTACAATGTTACATAACACATTCATCTTTAATCTATTTGCAACTTCTTCATTTGCAGATGAGATTTGGTTTTCTTCTACCAGAACAAACACTATTAAGTGGAAACGTATGTAAATAGGAGTATTAAACAAATGTTTTGATTGCACttgagacgtgcattgcacgtgcaagcttactagtaaaGAATAGTTGAATGATGCAGCATGGTGCACAACTGCGTGTTTACATGGGAAAAATGAATATATGGAAATGTATTCAGAATACAATAAGTTCGAGCCTCTGTATTAAAAGGGAACTCATATGCTCCTCACGAGCTTTGCTGGAGAATGTTTCAATGTGTTTATGAAGAACTTTATCGTTTCTAGAAAAATACAAGCTTAGTTTGGAAAAATAAATATCAAAATTACCATTTAAAAGAATGCATATATAATATATACACGTATGCACTTAGTTTATCCATCGAGTGGATTAAAACTCCAGTAAAAAAACATGGATTCAATCCAGAGTTTTCAGCCATCCGCCCTCATCGGTTCCTCGGATCAAGAATACAATCTTTGACCATACCTTCGCTATAAATATCAGTTGTTCATAATTTAATCTTGGTTTGGCTGCAAACATCAACAGATGTTGTAGCTAAATATTGATGCTTTATGACTGACCATGGTAGGAGCTTAAACTGaagaacaaaaatatcaaaaaagGAAACATGTTAATTATAAGGCAAAAAAGTAGATCAAATGAGCATTGAAAGTATTTCTACTTGTTCTTGTGTGAGTACCATCTAATCTCTACACATTCGCTGTAATAAATTATCTATGTAACAGAGACCAAAATTTTGCCTCCCAGAATCTAACCAGAGACCAATCAAATACACAAAGAGGATCCCAGAGTTAGTAATATTACGACAAAAAATTCTGGTATTAGAAAACTattattttcatgaaaaaaatgatgATACAGTTTTACCTAACAAATTTGAATGACCTCTTTTCTAAAGGAAACAATCTGAATGCTCTTTTGTATGTCATGAGCCAAACTTAGACTGCCCGCTATCTAATATGCCATCTATTTACTAACAGATATAGTAGTTCATAACCAGCCAATGGGCAATACCTGATAACATCATGGTAGAACATTGATGTAGGCACCGACATTGAAACCAAGAGGACATTCACGCAAGAGATAGCGGTGCCAGGAATAGCCGTATTTGAAACTGTGAAGATCCTACACACGACCCCAAATATATGACTTGTTAGCCGGATCGCCTCTTTCTCCTCCCGCAGAAATCACCTTCCCTTCTACGTTTCCTCATCTCATACCTGCAATACAAATAACCTCCTCCCTGTGAGGTAATTCCTGGAACACTTGAAGGGTAGGAAAACAAACTGTCCCGGAGAGGGCATGTCAATGACGCCCGAACCGAGCCCAACGGACAGGGCATCCGCGCCTTCCACACCATCACCGTGGAGAAGCTCCATGGATACTCATTGAAGCACGACGACGATGTTGCTGACCTTGATGATGGAATCGAGCGGTAGTGCCTACTGCGTGAGGTTGGAGATGAAATGCCTAGCAGATCGCCTTCGCTGCTGGCTGCCTGCACTTCCAGAGAAGTGTGCATCTGAGGCGGGGGCAGCAGAGGAGGACCAGCGGGGGGCCTACTCGTCTGCTCACGCTCGCGGcaacgggggcggcggcggggtcgaaCCGCGCGCGGcaacgggggcggcggcgggggcgaaccgcgcgcggcggggcggcggcgaaccACGTGGGGCACGGAgtacggcggggcggcggcgaaccgCACGGGTCGCGGGAGGACGGGGGCTGCGAACCGCACGCGTGCGTGGGCCGTGCTGTGCAGGccgacgggaggaggaggagcaggagggggTGTGCATGCCTGCGTTggcagtttttcttttctttttcgaaCGCCTGGCTTAATTAGCGATCGATGGATCAGTTATTGGGTTAATGCGTGGCTTGTAGCGTTAAACACGGGAGAATTAGGAGCCATTAGATCTCGTAAATAAATGGGTTagattgtttggatctgcccctctctttcttttatagtggtagtagatggcatggtgggtaattaaagCGTAAAACACGTTTAGTATGCTGGAGGGATGTAGACCATCAGATTGCAGGTTTTGATGGATAGGATGATCTGGTTCTCCGCCCTCTCTTTTTTTCATAGTGGTAGTAGATgaggagagaagaaaaaaaaggagttgCTGGGAGGATGTTTGTTCCAGTGCGCTCTGGGCCTTCGCCTGCAGTACAGGTCTGGACGCTTACGGTCTTGCATCCAATCAGTGATCGGTGCTGCCTTCAGTTCCACCTGCTACTGCAGGTTCGCTGATTATGTCACGTGCTGCTACTAGTATCCTTCGTTTGTTGGGTGTGTTCCACGCATCAATGCAGAGTTTGTACACACGACACATCAGGGCTTGGCTGCATCTATCTCGACTAAACACGCGCATGGAACTTAGCTTTCTCTCATAGGAGACGCAAGCTGCATGCGAGCTGTTGGATTCACCACAGGAAGAATACAACAGCCAAATTAAATTAGTTTGAGAAAATCATGAACAAATTCATTCtcgaaaaaaaatcatgaacaaaaACAGTGCAGGGAGCTCAGACCACCTAGCAAAACCATGACTTAGAGCTGAAGCTGGCTCAGGTGCGATGTGagatggagctggagctggagctggcTCAGCTGTGGAACTGGAAGCTCTTATTCGAAAGACGGAACGGGAACAATGCACGTCAGGTGCGCGCAAGGACGAAGTTCCAGCCGAAGCCTCGGTTATGGAGCAGGAACCTGACATGGGTGATGTACTCCCCGCCGGCGCTGAGGTTCTTGGCGTGGAACCCGGCCTCGCACCGGGGGGCGAGGTGGAACAGCATCTCCATGAGCACCGACGCGATCAGCTCCCACTGTGCTCCGCCTGATGATCTCCCGGCGGGGTGGAGCAGCGTCTGCGCGAGCGCCCACGCGCGGGGCAGCACAGGCCGCATGGTGTCCGTCGAGTTCCGCGCGAACGGCACGTACCCTGAGGACGCGGCGGTGGCATGGCTCACGCCGGCGTCCAGCATCTTCCTGACGGCCTCGACGTCGTCCACTTTGACCTTCTTGTCACTGTGATGCTCGAGCATCAGCTTCACCTCCTCCCTGGCCTTGAGGTGCGCGACGTGGCCTTCGCTGCTGGTCATCACGCGCCGCACCATGACAAGGTCCATCAGGTAGTTGGAGACCTCCCGGCAGAGCCTCATGTGGCGGTTGGCAaggccggcgtcgccgccggtgaggaagaagCAGATGTCCGTGATGAGGTGCCACGTGAGGACGCTTCTGGGGAAGTCCACCTTGTCGATGCTTTCGTACAGCTCAGACCTTGCATGGTGCCCTCTCAGCGATAGGATTGCCGTGCCTCGGTCATGGCTGAACCGCTCGCACCGGACCTGGTCATCCAGCTCGTTGCAGATAAGCTCCTTGGTCTCGTCGGGGATGGCGCAGAGCTTGGAGTCCCCCGCGAGGCCAATCCGGCGCATCATCCTTGCGACGACACCGGCTTGCTTTTCCTTGATACATCCGGCTATCAGGTTGTATTGTGCCCATTTGTTGGACCACAGTGGCTTGTGGTATGGTCGCACGAACCTGATCACACAGAATATCATTCGTGTGAACCTGTTCACCCCGAATCTGTCGCGCAGGAAGCAGTATGACCGGTAGGACAGGGTGACCATTAGCATGGACAACAACTCCAGCGCCACGGCACCAGCCAGCAGGATGTAGGAGACGACGATGTCCACACGGCTGTACACGCTGCCCTGCTTCCTCGCCGTCGCAAAGAGCACCAGGGCCGTTGAAGTGGTGCCAAGTGTGAGGAGCTGAAGGCCAATGCTGATGATTGGCCTGGACTGGTTGTACCGAAGGCCGACCTTTGTGTAGAGGCGGTCGTAGATGAGAGAGAGCTGGAGCTCACACAGCTTGTACGCCCTGGATGAGAACCAGTCCTTTCCTCCTCCGCCTGCTTGTGTTGATCCTCCATTGTCGCGCCGATATATTTCCTCAATCATGTTAAATATAGAAGGTAACACCCATGGCGCCACAGGGATGTCATTCAAGACATTGATGCAGTTGGGCAGGCTGTCGCCGGCTGCTTGCACGAGGTCGGCGTACTCTTGTTGGAGCCACCATTTGTTCCGGCCAACAATCTCTTGATTGTACTTGGCAATCTCCGACGAGGTTTGTGGTGCTTGTCTCGCTTTAGGGTCTTCGAATTTCCTCAGCGCCTTGTACAGATCACCCATGCGGCTGTCCTtgatcgcctccgcggtggccatCTTGAGCGCCCATGTCCTCTCGGCATACTTGACAGTCCCCGAGACGAACATCAGCACCACAGGAGCCAGGAGCCGCTTGTCGCGTCCCCATGACTTGGCCACGACGTAGACGGCCAGAACCACCTGGGTGACGAGGCCCAGGAGGTGGCGTTTCCACAGTTCATTGTCCTCCATGGATAAGGCGGTGATGGTGTCCTGCCCGCCCAGGTGGAGCAGCAGGACCGGTGCCCACAGGAGCACTAGCTGGTGGCGTGGATCGTTTGTTTGGAGGGTGAGGTGGCCGAGGACGAAGACGGCGACGTAGTCTGCCATGAGGTACGCGAGCCAAAGTAGGATGCGGAGCATGGTGGACGTGTTGCGCTTCCGGATGTGCGCTGCGAAGAGGAGGAAAGCCTGCAAGGCGAAGCTGCCAAGGACCATGCATTGCAGCTCCCACTCGTTCCACAGCTTCTGCGCGTAGGCCAAGCTGCATAAGGAGTGAGACATTCACAATATCATTATCGTATATAATTTTCTTTAAACACCGCCTTAATTAGATTAGGAAATATATTACAAAGCTGCACGAGGAAATTACACAAAGTAAGCTAGACAAACAGGGGATATAAATTAAGTGATTAGCTATTACTTCTAATTTTAGTTACAAAATAGAGACAACTGCATAATCATAATGTCCACGTACCGCGCGTTCCTACATCTTAACCAAAAAAAACAATCTATGGAAGAAGATTGTTTGCAGATTTAGAGGCGTACTAGGAGATGCAGGGACTGAGGCCCCGTGTCGCTCCCCCGCGGGCGACCCGGGCGCCCGAACCCTAGCGGCAGCCCCCGCCCCCATCCAcctcccctcccgccgccgccgccggcggacgccgccgggcaaagcccgcgcggtgccggcggcggcgggcccttTCCTTGCCTCCCCTGGAGCGGGGCCACGGGGGGCTTCTTCTCCAGGCGACGGCGGTGCTCAGCGGCTGGCGCATCGGGCGGGGCGCGCTGGCAGATGGCGGTGTGCGGCGGCGCTGCTGCTGGCCGGGGTCGGCACGTCGTGGTGGCGCGCGCGGGCTGGCGGCAGCCCGGCGCTCTTCGTGGCGGGGTTGGCCGGCCAGATCTGCCCTGGCCGGAGGTGGGGAGCGGCGGTTGGAGCTCGGCAGGAGGCCCTGCAGTGCGGCGTGCACCGCCGCCGCCACACGGGTTCTCGGCTCCATGTAGAAGATCTGTCCCTGCTCCGATCGGTCCCGATCCGTGCTGGCACCGGTCCTTGGAGGCGGCTTCGGCGTCCCCTATGGCCGGCCTGGCGGATCTGGCGTGCGGGTGAggttccgggggaaacccctggctGGCGCGGCTGCCTCCCCAAAGTCGACGCCTTTGGCGCCgatccccttcctgaaggctttggGGTGGATCCTctcccttccgcctcctcctcgagCTATGGCGAAAGCTTTTGTTCCCCTGGTCTGGGCGTCGACGGCACCCTGGTGTcgtgctccttcttgaaggcggcggCTGGGAACAGCTCTTGGTGGCGGGGCTGCCGGTGGCGTGGTGGCTTCGGCCTTCTACTTGGTGAAGCGCCTTGCTTCGCGGGACCAGTGAACggtttctttggtggagcggtgctgcATCCATccattgatggcgacggatcttgacggcgtggcgcagtgcagattcggagtttgatgtgtggtgacggacacgcgcaggaggtcgacgctgtctggcgtcgtggtggcgtcggcggcagcgagaccgggcaaggccgttacaacagtacagctctgaagatggatatgtggtaggtggttgtggcggcctcatacccggcgggcggcctggttgaggagcacgccggactggtgggtgcccatacccgacaggcgttcaggttgggacctcaggtcttagatgttaggtttggctgcgaggtctgtttggtattaggcccagaccatcagcgccccttcatcagttagataggagtagcgacagaggttgcgaagatggtggctttggtcttactgttgtacgactttgtaaggttttgtgctaataattaataaagtggccgtatgcatcgaccagatgcagaggccgggggttttcctccttttcgaaaaaaaagaaagaaaaaaaaactgaatgCCAATATGCAAAATCTCAGCCAAGAACGAGTTTTTTTTATGTTATTCACTATAAGTTAGACCTATAATGCGAACTTGCATTCATTTATTATGTCTCACCATTTGTAAGGTGCATGATTTATTTTTGGCCTATAGATTGCTATGTTATCTGAAACTTTGAGGTTGATCATTGGAAAGAGAAACAGGACTTGTACATGAATAGTCAGTCACCAAACAAACAAATCTTCAGCCTCTATATATAGTacggagttttttttttttttgagaatctttGAAGAGTTCTGACACTTGATTTTCATGAAATTTGCCACATAAAGTATATGCCATTTTCACTTGACCTGCCACACCGTTAATCACTCATTTTCATGAAATTCGAATATTTTTTGGAACTTATATACACTCGTTTATATACTTGCATATTGAAAAAAGAAGCTCATAGTACCTCAACTGATTCACCTTCTGGCCGCCATCGATGTGGCTGCCTATCATCATGGGGCCGCACGCGTACGCTTCTACAGACTATATACTATTTGGTATACCTGAGAAATAAAAGAGTATAAGATGGTTAAGATCTTATATGTGGAATACATTTCTCAAGTAGTGCTGCATACTCTTCCACAAACTGAACTGCACGAATCCTTTCTTGTACTATGTAAATAAACCTAATATGCTCTCCTAGGCCCTAAGTCCCTCTATTGCAAGAGCTACGCAGAGAAATGGATGGGACGGATAGAAGTCGTCAAAGCTAAAATCTGATGGTGCGGGAATGTGGATGTGTGGGAGGAGTGTTAGACTGCATAGTTATATAAAGTCTCTAAATTGCAAATTAAGTTTATTTAGGACAGGGTTTTGACCAATAATTACACATGTACACTATTAGTATGTAACTTTTTGTTATACAAAATCATAACTACAAACATGTATTTTGGAATACAAATCTGATAACATCAACTTTATGTCATAAAATATATACTAATAATGTAGTTATTGATAAAATGTGTGTCCTAATAAAACCTAGTACTCTgcattttgaaacggagggagtatgttattaGCCGGCCACTGGCTAACAACTAAATCCCCAGCAAGGATGTTTTCATGGCACCAGTCGTGGCTTCAATGGCAGAATAGTTTGATTTCTAAATGTAGTTCCATTCCTTTCCTTCAATACATTTCAGCTTAAGATGGAGTGCACAATGAGAAGGCTAGCTACTTCGGTGATCAATCTAGAGGCCAGAAGGGATGCGCACAAACAACGCGTTGGTAAAACACTCAAATAGGTTATCTAGACATTCTGAAAACATGTCAGCTTATACTAGAcgaattaacctaataactaactCTCCAGTTCAGCCCATAAAACAAGTCAGCGTGATAGAAAGTAGTTACCGGGATGGCTTGTCTCTCCAGCCGGGAAGATCCCATCACCAGATGTGCCGGCGAGAGCTCCGATGTGTATTTGCGAGGAAGCGAGTAGTGTCCAGAGAGGGCCTGGAGCCAAAGTGGAGAAACAACATGGGCAATTGAAGCATAAGGAAATCCACTTTGCTTGCGGGGTGGCGCAAAGAATATGGACAAGCCACGATGCGGAAAGAAATAAAGTGGTGTGTGTACTGTGTAGTGGTGCCAAAGCGAAACCGAGTGCTGGAGAAGGATGACAGGACAATGGGATGTGTACTGGTTGCTGAGTACTccatctgtcccataatgtaagatgttttttaacACTACATTAGTGGCTAAAAACGTCTtgcattatgggacgaagggagtagttcgCAGTTGAGAGGGAGCGGTGAAAAATAAAGATGCTCGCACCTGGATCCAACTGTCTATTGGTGTAAAATGTGAGATGAGACAAAAAGAGATGGAAGAAGATGATTGCCTCAATTAGATCCTAGAGAAGAACAACGCAAAGATATGAGCGAGACATTTTGGTACCTTTACTCAAAGGGAGAACGTCAGCGAGAGAGAGCACCAATGCATGTGCCTCAAGTCTTCTTTAATTGATAGTCTTTATTTATGCACCTGCAGATACAATCAAACAAAGTTTAAAATCTCAGCCTTTGCGTCATGGATACACCTAGCCAAAGACGCACAAGCTGAATATATGGGGATAAATCCGCTGAAACCGCTAGAGGgcatatcaggggatctcaggagactacacgaccatgtgctgtcgacagAGAAAAGTCTTCTCGCCTCGAAGGCTCCAGGATACCCGCTTTATGCGGTTCGTGTGCCTAAGGCCAGGTGCTACGTCGACACAATCCCCGCGGGCGTGTTCTTCCTACGGTTTGATCATATCTTTGAAATGTTTCtcacaaggcggctcgattttacaatcgtctgcCTTTTATGCTACATATGAGCTTCATCATCAGGAGAGCCAAATCTCGCAAATGATTAACAAAGGACTGATGCAGCGAAAGATTATTGGACCCACGGATACGACACCAACTcagaatcaagcttgctgttcgagatggaacgataagacgaggaaatagatgtaagcttagctcatcgtcgaaaattatgCTCTAGGAATATGGATCAGGTAGCACAGAtaaaatcagcacgataatgatataggcaatcaggctaggaatgacgtgatcgggtacaaactcataagtaaagaagattactaagagttgtttaatagCGATGCAGACTCAATTTAATTATCGGTGTCCCTGGGTGACTAACAACTCggaacccaggaaaattggaatcggtgaggaatagtagttgatgaagaactcttcagaagttatgtagttccgtggtatcctcgagataccggagggtaatactTGAAGGCAGATCAGAATAGAAACTGAATTGGAGCATTGACTTGCGATTGCAGATACTTTAATCTTGTCAAAATGGACGAGGCAATGGAATGGTTTCCTTTCAGATATATTGAATAAGGttagcatggtcggaaccataactacaagggatccaatttacgacACCGGgagaattattcaaatgattaaatatccttgcaagaagctttcatgttaagttccacatcgtgtccgtgggcatgaacacaaaggttcaaggtcgactcccacttctgcaatgcataacctttcattcgcttctcgttttcgaagaagttgtagtgttgaaattttatctagcgaagcatcagaagagtatgactcgtgaaaactttcggatTCACCCGGTTTAGAGAAGGcctataggttcaacccatcagggcatcgtagaaacatataccacaaacttcacgagtaattatcaccagctcgaaaagcagagcatggttagctaaatcagagaataggatttaacagtggcattatgtatcaggaaaagaacttctcaaggttttcgtatacgaaggacactgtcgaaACCCtatttcaatcttgcggtgctcgatcccagtgacagaaagggaaacaacacgtattgtattgttgccatcgaggataaaaagatggggtttatatcatattgcatgagtttatccctctacattatgtcatctgcttaaggcattactctattcttttgaacttaatactctagatgcatgctggatagcggtcgatgtgtgaagtaatagtagtagatgcaggcaggagtcggtctacttctcacggacgtgatacctatatacatgatcatacctagatattctcataattattcgcttttctatcaattgctcgacagtaatttgttcacccaccgtaatacttatgctatcttgagagaagctacttgtgaaacctatgccccccgggtctattctccaccatataagtttccaatctattttattttgcaatctttactttcaatctatatcataaaaataccaaaaatatttatcttattattattatctctatcagatctcactcttgcaagtggctgtgaagggattgacaacccctttatcacgttggtttcgaggttcttatttgtttgtgtaggtacgaggtgacttgcgcgtggtctcctactggattgataccttggttcttaaaaactgaggaaaatacttaccttgctttattgcatcaccctttcctcttcaagggaaaaaccaacgcagtgctcaagaggtagcactcatgtttaaaatgacgcctaagccgaaaggatgaattttaggatctggttgaggattgtgagcattcgcaactATTGAATCaatagactcaaaatgataatgacaaaggatgacagtaagattactagacttatgggattaatcataatgcaagcaatcaagaatttcaagagcaataggctgttgaggattttcggaagattgaaTGGTATTCCAAAGACTTTTAAGAAATACATGAAtgaactggggatgagcggatactcgataagtgcgataAATTATCCACGGGagtattcaggtggcaaggaactgcaaggcagtaggcacaaagtattctcggaaaaAATAGAGAAAATttcaaggtatcttgtaataacaagatcgattgGAAATAAAAGCAAGAACGacaggtgtatgtatttatccataggggtataccggtgatagggaattgcaaaagcaacgggcacaaagtctgaagagaacatcggagagtatcttcggaatcttttgATGCAcggagcaatcatctggagtgaggggttctccgggaggaagtagtaacgagaacctagagttataatttgtaaaaatcatttaacccaaatagacgagagatcagaattccaaagtaaagatcgaggagtaaacgATCCTAATACCATCCAATAGCGACGTGAACCCGTAAgtcacacagccatgttagtaaaagttctgcaatatctagactcgacttcggccaaggaatgtggaagggggattcctacaggcagtcggttctgataccaacttgtgacgccaccggtttgaccgtacactaatcatgcacgcaaatgtgtacgatcaagatcagggactcacgggaagatatcacaacacaattctagacacaaattaaaataatacaagctttatattacaagccagtggcctcgagggctcgaatacataagctcgaatacacaagagtaaGCGGAAGAAAAAATATCGAAGTACAAACattagttaaacaagtttgccttaagaaggctagcacaaaagtagcagcaatcaaaaaggcgaggcctcctgcctgagACTTCCTAACAACTcatcgaagccgaactccacgtagaatcatcctcgggatcctctgacTCCTGGACTTCATCACATGATCGCAATAAccgggaaaaggggaaaaagaagtagcaaagcaaccatgagtactcatccaaagtactcgcaagcaaggatctacacta
This window contains:
- the LOC123128932 gene encoding uncharacterized protein, which translates into the protein MMIGSHIDGGQKVNQLSLAYAQKLWNEWELQCMVLGSFALQAFLLFAAHIRKRNTSTMLRILLWLAYLMADYVAVFVLGHLTLQTNDPRHQLVLLWAPVLLLHLGGQDTITALSMEDNELWKRHLLGLVTQVVLAVYVVAKSWGRDKRLLAPVVLMFVSGTVKYAERTWALKMATAEAIKDSRMGDLYKALRKFEDPKARQAPQTSSEIAKYNQEIVGRNKWWLQQEYADLVQAAGDSLPNCINVLNDIPVAPWVLPSIFNMIEEIYRRDNGGSTQAGGGGKDWFSSRAYKLCELQLSLIYDRLYTKVGLRYNQSRPIISIGLQLLTLGTTSTALVLFATARKQGSVYSRVDIVVSYILLAGAVALELLSMLMVTLSYRSYCFLRDRFGVNRFTRMIFCVIRFVRPYHKPLWSNKWAQYNLIAGCIKEKQAGVVARMMRRIGLAGDSKLCAIPDETKELICNELDDQVRCERFSHDRGTAILSLRGHHARSELYESIDKVDFPRSVLTWHLITDICFFLTGGDAGLANRHMRLCREVSNYLMDLVMVRRVMTSSEGHVAHLKAREEVKLMLEHHSDKKVKVDDVEAVRKMLDAGVSHATAASSGYVPFARNSTDTMRPVLPRAWALAQTLLHPAGRSSGGAQWELIASVLMEMLFHLAPRCEAGFHAKNLSAGGEYITHVRFLLHNRGFGWNFVLART